The following are encoded together in the Diabrotica undecimpunctata isolate CICGRU chromosome 7, icDiaUnde3, whole genome shotgun sequence genome:
- the LOC140446958 gene encoding uncharacterized protein, producing the protein MMNSAKTSVYYCCVCRKNSRDHNNLNLSFFRFPKDENRFAEWKKIVQCEKLAMYSAQYCYDHFRICSLHFEEPAFAGMLKSRLEKNAKPSIHLVRLNIPVQGTPVEKLQTFASTPESLTYRMEGMHIFLKLIVGYLWEIVSFGHEFGR; encoded by the exons TATGTAGAAAAAATTCCAGGGACCATAACAACTTGAACTTGAGTTTCTTCAGGTTTCCCAAGGATGAAAATCG GTTTGCAGAATGGAAGAAAATTGTTCAATGTGAAAAACTTGCCATGTACAGTGCTCAATATTGTTATGATCACTTTAGAATATGCAGTTTACATTTTGAGGAACCTGCCTTTGCAGGAATGCTTAAAAGCAGGTTGGAAAAAAACGCAAAACCATCTATTCATCTTGTGAGATTAAACATTCCAGTTCAAG gcACACCTGTGGAGAAGTTACAAACATTTGCGAGTACTCCGGAATCATTGACATATAGAATGGAAGGtatgcatatatttttaaaactaattgtTGGATATTTGTGGGAAATTGTAAGTTTTGGCCATGAATTTGGTAGATAA